The Methanosarcina acetivorans C2A genome includes the window AGTCAAGATGTAACGTAAGATGCAGGGGAGGATGCAAGGAAAGATTCAGTTCAAGATGCAGTGTTGGACACGTAGTCGGTCCATAAGAATTGGCAGACCTTCAAATATCCCACATTAATAAATATCTTGAAAATAAAGAGAATTTACATGCGCAAAGCCATATTCGTAACAACAGGACTGGTCCTTCTTTCCTTCATCCTTTCAATATATTTTTACCCACAGGTCCCGGAGCAGATGGCAACCCACTGGAACTCTCAGGGAGAAGTGAACGGTTATATGTCGAAACTCTGGGGACTCTTTTTCATTCCTTTACTGATAACAGGGCTTGTAATTATGTTTCTGGTACTTCCGAGAATCGACCCCAGGAAAGAGAATATTGTAAAATTTAGGAAGTATTACGACTGGTTTATAGTGATACTGGTTTTGTTTATGATTGCTGTCCATCTCCAAGTACTGCTCTGGAACACAGGAATTCGGATCAGCCCCAATGCCGTGCTCCCTCTTGGGATAGGGCTCCTGTTTTATTATATGGGGATTCTTACGGAAAACGCGGAGAGGAACTGGTTTATCGGCATCAGGACACCCTGGACTCTCAGCAGCGAAAGAGTCTGGAAAGGGACTAACCGGCTTGGGGGGAAACTCTTCAGGATAGCAGGGATAACCGCAGCTTTAGGGACCCTTTTCCCGGAATTTGCAATCTATTTCATCTTCGTCCCCATAATTTCGGTAGCCGGGTTTACTGTTGTTTATTCATATTTTGAATACCAAAAGGAACTTAAAGAAAATGAAAGGGAGCAAATTAGTGAGTGAAGAAAGGGAAAAAGCTGAAAAAGAGAGCTTGGAGAAATTGAAATTCGGAATCAAAACTTAAAAGATAAGGTTTAAAGATTCCTTTGTTTTCCATTGCCCGAAATCAAGTTAACCGGTTTCTGACGCTCTTTTTATCAGTATGTTTATCTAACATGCTCACATTTTGTCATATTGATCGTTATGACTGAAGAGACAATTAAAAACCCAGACAAAACAATCGAAAACGGAGATACTATTTCCGTTGATTATGTTGGAAAACTGGAAGACGGCACTGTTTTCGACACATCGGAAAAAGAAGCAGCGAGCGAGGCAGGGATATACAACGAAATGAGGGACTACAAACCTCTGACGTTCACTGTGGGAGCGGGGCAGATGATAAAAGGCTTTGACGAGGGCGTAGTCGGAATGAAAGTAGGAGAGGAAAAAACTCTTGAAATCCCTCCAGAGGAAGCATACGGAGAATACATGGAAGAGTACGTAAGGGAACTCCCACGAAACGCAGTCAATTTTACTCCCGAAACCGGGATGCAACTTGCTACGGAAAACGGGCTTCGGGGAAAGGTCACTGAAGTAGGCGAGGAAAACTTCGTAGTGGACTTCAACCATGAGCTTGCTGGAAAGACCCTGATATTCAAAATAAAAGTCATATCATTGGAGGCATAAGAAATGAGGGCCGGGAGGGGGGAAACTTTAATAATATGCATTTTGCTCTTTGGAAGCATCCTTTTCGGAAGCGGATGCGCAGACAGTGGAGAAGGAAAGGTTGCAAAAACCGGAAACATCGTTAAAGTAGACTACACTGGAAAGTTTGAAAACGGTACTGTTTTCGATACTTCTGTAGAAGAAACCGCAAAAGAGGCGGGCATATACACAGAACAGAAAAACTATGTCCCCTTAACCTTTACAGTAGGTGCGGGCCAGGTGATCGAAGGTTTTGATAATGCGGTAATCGGGATGGAAGTAGGAGAAGAAAAAACCGTAACTATCCCCCCTGAAGAAGCTTACGGGGAGTACAACGAAACTCTGATCCTGGCAGTCCCTCTTGATGGACTGGGACTTTCGGAACCGCCTGAAATAGGGCAGACATTCTCCAGCCCGTATGGCAAGTTCAAAGTAATTGATGTAAATGAGACACATGCTACTCTGGATTTCAACCACGAACTTGCAGGCAAGACTCTTGTTTTCGATATAAAGCTTATCTCAATACAGTAAAGTATGAGTAAGTTAAACCGGCTTAAAATCCGGCTTATATTTCATTAAAAAGAATCAGCAAAAGAATCAGCCCTCCGGCAGCCGGGAAAAGACTGAAGACTGCCGGCAAAACAGCAAAGAAAAAAAATAACAGGAGAAGGAACAATGGAGAACTCTCGTACCGTGGAAAAGGGAGATTATCTCCTTATAGATTACATCGGAAAGCTTGAGGACGGAACAGTCTTCGATACCACCTTAAAAGAGAAAGCTCTTGAAGCCGGAATCTACATTGAGGAAAAGGAATACAGACCTTTCTTTTTCAGGGCTGATGCCCGACAGGTGATAAGAGGTATCGATGCGGGGGTTCTTGGGATGCACGAAGGAGAAGAAAAAACCCTTAAAATCGCACCTGAAGAGGCTTACGGAGAATATAAGGATTACCTGGTTCAGAAAATTCCTCTTGCAAGGCTTGAACTCAAGGAACCTCCAGAAGTGGGGGAAAAAATAATAACTCCTGGGGGAAGGGAAGTCAAAGTACTCGATTCTACGGAAACTTACGCGACCCTCGACTTCAACCATGAGCTTGCAGGCAAAACCCTGATCCTGGAAATAAAACTTGTCTCCATTGTTACCGGAGCTTCAAACTTAACCTGATCCTTCAAACTCAACAGATCCTTCAAACCTAACAGATCCTTCAAACCTAACAGATCCTTCAAACTTAACAGATCCTTCAAACTTAACAGATCCTTCAAACTTAACCTGATCCTTCAAACATAACCGAAGATAAATTAATCTTTAATGAAATTCATTAAAAGTTAATTTCAAAAACCAAAATTTGAAGGAGTTGGGGATGGAAAAGGAAGAGAAAGTCGTGGTAGTGCTGCTTGTAATGGCATTGTGCTCGCTTTCGACAGCATACATGTTCTTCGGACAGGAAACATCTGGGGCTGGGCAGGCTTCAGGAGGAAAAGTCCTGCAGTACACCCACGAGTCCGGAGTCGGGGAAAAAGTGTCTCTTGAAGCAGAAGTCCTGAGCAAAAGAATTACTTATACCGGAGATCACCTGCTTCTGGAAGTGGACTTTGACTCCGAAGTCCTGAGCGTGTTTATTCCGAATACAGCAGGGGCTGAAGTCCTGGATGACCTGATCAATGAGGGAGACGTCATCAGCATAAAAGGCATCGTCTCCGAGTATGAGGGAGAGAAAGAGATAAAAGTGGAAAGAAAAGAAGATGTTACCCTGAAATAAAGTAGAAAGGCGAGAGGATATTAACCTGAAACAAAAGTAGAAGATAGGAAATATTATTCAGGAATAACCGTTATCAATAACCTTGAAAGCGGAAGAACAGATCGTTAACCATATATTTATGAATAACATTTGGGAAAATATGAAAGCATGTATCATGTGCGGAGGCGCAGGGACAAGGCTCAGGCCGCTGACCTTCAAGCACCCGAAACCGAGCATACCGATTCTCAATAAACCATCAGTCCGGCACCTGATAGAGCACCTTTCAAGGGAAGGGTTCAATGAGATAGTCATGACCCTCGGATATATGGGAGAACGCATAGAAGAACAGCTTGGAGACGGGCATATGTTTGGGGTACACATCGATTACGTGTATGAGAAAGAAAAGCTGGGGACAGCCGGCGGGGTAAAAAATGCTGAAAAGTATTTGAAGAACGAGCCTTTCATTGTGCTTGGGGGAGACCACGTCCTTAACCTCGACCTGAGGGAGATGTACCGCTTCCACGAAGCAAACGACGCCCTGATAACTATAGGCCTCCTTTCCATTGACGACCCGAGGGAATTCGGGATTGCCGATATGGATATAAATAACCGAATCCACCGTTTTCTGGAGAAACCCAAATCAGGCCAGATTTTCAGTAATCTTGCAAGCACAGGCATTTATATCTGTGACCCCGAAATCTTCAACTGGATCCCTGAAAATAAAAAGTATGATTTTGCAAAAGACCTATTCCCTGCCCTGCTTGCAGCAGATAAGAAAATTAACGGCATGCTTGTCCGGGGAAAATGGACTGATGTAGGGAGTTCGGCGGCTTACAGGCAGGCCCAGCGCTGGATGCTTGATGCTCTTCCCGGAACCACAATCGAAGGAAACTTCACAACAAGAAACGCAAGAATACGAGGCCCCCTCTCCATAGGAAACAACGTATCAATAGGTTCGAATTCTTCACTCGTCGGGCCCATTGTCATAGGGGAAAACACCGTAATCGGCGATAGCGTCCTTATCGGGCCTTACAGTGTGATAGGGGCAAACTGCACTATCGAAAATAATGCAAAGATTCTTTCTTCTTACCTTTTTGATGGGGTATCCATAGGTAAAAACTCCAACATCTCCGGAGCTGTAGTTGCAGATGAAACAGCTGTAGGAGAAGAGTGCAACCTTGAGAATGGGACAGTAATCGGGCATAAAGTCGTGATAGGGGACAATTCGACCATACATTCGGGGATAAAGATCTGGCCCGAAGTTGTGATCGAAAAGAATTCCAGCATAAAGGAAACTGTCGTCAACCCAGCTTATGATACTACGTATGAAGGCTCCTGAAAAGGGTTAAAAAAGCTTTGCCCGTATAAAATAGCGAAGAGCCAAAAATCTGCATATGGAAGATTAAATCGAAACTCGTATTCCAGGTCAAACGCATAACTCCCGGTCAAAATGAATGTTCCGGCTTTATCCGGACTCAAATAAAA containing:
- a CDS encoding SdpI family protein; this encodes MRKAIFVTTGLVLLSFILSIYFYPQVPEQMATHWNSQGEVNGYMSKLWGLFFIPLLITGLVIMFLVLPRIDPRKENIVKFRKYYDWFIVILVLFMIAVHLQVLLWNTGIRISPNAVLPLGIGLLFYYMGILTENAERNWFIGIRTPWTLSSERVWKGTNRLGGKLFRIAGITAALGTLFPEFAIYFIFVPIISVAGFTVVYSYFEYQKELKENEREQISE
- a CDS encoding FKBP-type peptidyl-prolyl cis-trans isomerase translates to MTEETIKNPDKTIENGDTISVDYVGKLEDGTVFDTSEKEAASEAGIYNEMRDYKPLTFTVGAGQMIKGFDEGVVGMKVGEEKTLEIPPEEAYGEYMEEYVRELPRNAVNFTPETGMQLATENGLRGKVTEVGEENFVVDFNHELAGKTLIFKIKVISLEA
- a CDS encoding FKBP-type peptidyl-prolyl cis-trans isomerase, whose product is MRAGRGETLIICILLFGSILFGSGCADSGEGKVAKTGNIVKVDYTGKFENGTVFDTSVEETAKEAGIYTEQKNYVPLTFTVGAGQVIEGFDNAVIGMEVGEEKTVTIPPEEAYGEYNETLILAVPLDGLGLSEPPEIGQTFSSPYGKFKVIDVNETHATLDFNHELAGKTLVFDIKLISIQ
- a CDS encoding FKBP-type peptidyl-prolyl cis-trans isomerase, which translates into the protein MENSRTVEKGDYLLIDYIGKLEDGTVFDTTLKEKALEAGIYIEEKEYRPFFFRADARQVIRGIDAGVLGMHEGEEKTLKIAPEEAYGEYKDYLVQKIPLARLELKEPPEVGEKIITPGGREVKVLDSTETYATLDFNHELAGKTLILEIKLVSIVTGASNLT
- a CDS encoding OB-fold nucleic acid binding domain-containing protein, translated to MEKEEKVVVVLLVMALCSLSTAYMFFGQETSGAGQASGGKVLQYTHESGVGEKVSLEAEVLSKRITYTGDHLLLEVDFDSEVLSVFIPNTAGAEVLDDLINEGDVISIKGIVSEYEGEKEIKVERKEDVTLK
- a CDS encoding nucleotidyltransferase family protein; this encodes MKACIMCGGAGTRLRPLTFKHPKPSIPILNKPSVRHLIEHLSREGFNEIVMTLGYMGERIEEQLGDGHMFGVHIDYVYEKEKLGTAGGVKNAEKYLKNEPFIVLGGDHVLNLDLREMYRFHEANDALITIGLLSIDDPREFGIADMDINNRIHRFLEKPKSGQIFSNLASTGIYICDPEIFNWIPENKKYDFAKDLFPALLAADKKINGMLVRGKWTDVGSSAAYRQAQRWMLDALPGTTIEGNFTTRNARIRGPLSIGNNVSIGSNSSLVGPIVIGENTVIGDSVLIGPYSVIGANCTIENNAKILSSYLFDGVSIGKNSNISGAVVADETAVGEECNLENGTVIGHKVVIGDNSTIHSGIKIWPEVVIEKNSSIKETVVNPAYDTTYEGS